TAAAGTACTGTGCGCAACCCAATGGTATATTCTCATCTGGATCGCCTTCACCACCTCTGCATATACTTAAATTTTCTCTTGTCAAATCACTATGTGGAGAAGAAACTACAGGCACCTACCATTCAAATGACATGAAAGAGTTAAAGGGGAAGTTACACTCTGATGTATAATTGTTTACATATTTCATGCAAACTTACCTGAGAAAGTTTAATCATTCTACGGTCGTACATTCTTATATAAGCATCATTTGCTCCAATGGCTACTAATTCTGGTTTTTTTGGATTCACTGAAATACACTTGCCCTCTGCATATCGGCCCATATGATTGACAAGATTCACTAATACACTATTACAGTCATTGCTTTTACAATTGTGAGGTGTGCGAATATCATACTGTAAAATCAGACCATCTTCTGCAGCACTCCAGAAGAGAAAGGGTACAGTAGATGCTGTAGCAATTCGCTTGACACGACCAACATGACAATTGCACCAAAATATGGGTTCAAGAATAGTGAGATCACGTACTCGTACTTTCCCATCTCCAGCACCTGACACCAATATTCTATCATTTGATTTTGGCATAAActagaaaagaaattaattaattacatttaaaagTGAAGTGTGTTATTTTACTGATAACAAAAAGCAATGTTTAacatttagttatttatatTACCTTGACAGAAAATATGTTTCCTTGATGACGTGTACGAAGTACTAACTTTTTTTCATAACGAAATGGATCCcacaaaataatattcatgTCATCAGATGCTGAAGccagaattctaaaaataaatatcaattcaTAGTTATTAAAACAAgttacattattacattattgagtttattatttaactaataCTTACTGTCCACTTTCGTTCCATTCTAAACAATTGACACATCCTGTATGACCAACCAATTCTTTTTCAAGTCCTAATCGTGATATCAAATTTTCTGTGACATGTAATTTTTGAGAAACTGTATATGCCACAGAATCCTAAGGAAACAATgtaaatcaaattatattatttatttttaaaaattatcaacatTTAATGTATTACATCTATGTAATCATAAAGACAcaaagtattattaaaaaaatacgaatgtattcaaatataatttgatataacATAAtacgaaaattttataataataaacaagattaaattgtaatatataaattcttATTAACATACCCGTATTTCACGTTGACGTACTAAATCCACAACTCTATAATCTTTATCATGTATGTTACGAAGCATTTCTGTGTTTGTTTTATaaactgttttattttattaaaaatcgtTAATATCCTCTGAAAATCACAACATAAAAAAATCACATTTATTAAACGTATTTCACTGAAATATTCTTTTAACGAAGAAAACAAATGTAaccattatataaaaaataacccATCATGTGGAGAATGTCACTCgtagtaaaaatgtaaaaataatttacgcGAGAAAGTACTATGACTagtcaatttgaaattaacatattaatacaaaaaataaaattaatcaattattgtATGTTTATACAACATCGTAACGCTATTACACCTACTCACGCTGTTGTTCCTTCGCACAATATCCTCAACATAACTTTTGTACTTTATCACATTCTATCTCACAGttgatatatatatgtatgtatatatgtattcatccatacatacatatatatagtaCATCTATGCGTGTGAAATTTATATGTGCTATAGCGTTGGTTTTTCTAgattacaatttaatatatttacattgttaagaaatatattattttctgtgaaGAATAACAAGAATAACCTCATCGATTGATGTGATCATTAATTGAAAGTTCAAAACTACAGCAATTTAAGACCATTTATGCCATGAAAAAAATAACCTATATATtcttataacaaaataattcattaaaccagattttttatttttattttttttggtactaatttacgtttaaaaatatcaatacaTTCCTTGTATTTTCATACGTGCATgcatataatttataatcacaCCTTGCAGAGTATCGCGCAGGTTAGGCTTCCCTAAAGAAAATGTTGATGTAGGGGAAGAAGACTCCACCACTTGCTATAATGCCGAATCTACACTGTGCGAAACATAAGAAAAATATACGTTGGtgtttatttaataaactaacaatgcaaataaaaatatataggtTCTCTATGTTCGTTTGCTTAATTTAGGCTTAGCATTACATACAATCCTTGTATTTTTAAAGTTTATGATTTGCATACACGCAAGTGGTGGGGGTATTCTTCCCCTACATTGTCTTTTTCCCTAGGAGAGCCTACGTGCAATGAGGATACTAGTGACTACTAGCGCCAATGACGATTGGCGCAAAGAATTGATGGAACTACTGTACGAATTCATTATTAAAGTTTAGCGTGTTCAGTAGCATTGTAACAAATGCAAAAGTTATTAAACAATTatcaatacatttttaatcattACTAAAATCGCCTCAAAATGTTGGTCTTATTTGAAACTCCGGCGGGATATGCAATATTTAAGGTACATAATCCAAAAGATTTTAAGTAATACATAACCTTGAAGGACGCGACACGTGTTCATAgacttacaatttttattttcttttgaatGATCTATGaatgatgaaaaataaatatgaaaattatgttgattcgaaaataatttcatataaaatgtcATTTTTTCTTCCAGTTACTTGATGAACAAAAATTGGCAGAAGTAGAGAATCTATATCATGATTTTGAGACACCAGAAGCGGCTAGTCAAATGTAAGTTAACTTCTGTACATGTAatgtaaaaatcaataaaaattttgtctAGAAgaacttattacattaactttATATTTCATGTTATAGAACATTGAGTTTTGtaactttttcttttatattgcaGAGTCAAACTAAAACACTTTGAAAAGTTTGCGGATACTACTGAAGCTCTTGCTGCTACTACAGCTGCTGTAGAGGGTAAACTTTGTAAATCTCTGAAGAAAATTCTTAAAAAGCATTGCAGTGAACTTCAGGAGCAATTAGCTGTAGCCGATACAAAGTTAGGTAATGCCATAAAGGACAAACTTAGCTTATCATGTGTAAGCAACACTGCTATACAGGAATTAATGAGATGCATACGAAGTCAGATTGACAGCTTATTAGCTGGTCTTCCAAAAAAAGAAATGACAGCAATGGCATTAGGTTTAGCACATAGTCTTTCTAGGTATAAACTGAAATTTTCACCTGATAAAATTGATACTATGATTATACAAGCTGTTTGTCTATTAGATGACTTAgacaaagaattaaataattatgttatgCGTTGTCGTGAGTGGTATGGCTGGCATTTTCCAGAACTTGGGAAAATCATTACAGACAATATTGCATTTGtaaaaactgtaaaaataatCGGGACTAGAGAAAATGCTATAAATTCAGATTTATCTGATATATTGCCAGAAGATGTAGAGgagaaagtaaaagaagctgcTGAAATATCTATGGGCACTGAAATTTCTGAGgatgatattttaaatattcaatatttatgtgATCAGGTTATTGAAATTTCTCAATATAGAACACAGTTGTATGATTATCTCAAAGCAAGGATGATGGCAATGGCACCAAATTTAACTGTACTTGTTGGAGAATTAGTAGGAGCTCGCTTGATTTCACATGCAGGATCTTTAATTAATCTTGCTAAACATCCAGCATCTACTGTACAAATACTTGGTGCAGAAAAGGCCCTTTTCCGTGCATTAAAAACTAAGAAAGATACTCCAAAATATGGTTTAATTTATCATGCACAACTTGTTGGGCAGTCTTCTGCAAAAAATAAAGGAAAGATGTCTCGAATGTTGGCTGCAAAAGCTTCCTTAGCAACTAGGGTAGATGCATTAGGAGAAGGTGAAAACTTTGACCTGGGTGCTGAACATAAAGCTAAACTAGAAGCACGTTTGAGGATATTAGAAGAAGGCAATCTTCGCAGAATTAGTGGAACAGGAAAAGCAAAAGCAAAATTCGAGAAATATCACGCTAAAAGTGAATATATGCAATACCCTGCTACTGCTGATACAACACTTTATGGTGCAAAAAGACGACATTCTGAAATTGAAGATAAGAAGCCATTAATTGAAGAAATTCCTAGTAAAGATGATGAAATgccgaagaaaaagaaaaaaaaatcagtTGAAGAAGATGTAGAAGAACCATCAATTCAACAAGAAATTGAAGCAGAACCTGAAGAAGAAGCTACACCAGtatcaaaaaagaaaaagaagaaattaaaattggaaGGAAGTGGAGATAAAACTGAGGCTACTACTAGTAGGGATGAAGAAGTAGAAGTTCCTACAATTACTAAAGATGAACCTGAAACATCAGagggtaaatttttaattttttacattgtATTCTAAATGAtttgaattatgaaataatgtacatgatgtatattaatattttcttaatcTTTTTTTGTAGGACaaacaaagaagaagaagaaaaagaaaaataaacagGAGCTACAAGATGTAAGTGTTGGAGAGATTCAAGAAAGTGTACCTCAAACTGAAGAACACAGTGAACAAGTTACGactgaaaagaaaaagaaaaagaaaaaaaagtctCAAGACGAATGAAATTAttgaatatatatgtatatacttaaTGACTAATAGAAAAGAGTAATACTTCTAAAGTTAAGGTTCATCATATAATAGGATATGTATTGATTTATTTGAACTTATACTTTTtaagttctttattttttttttaatcaattaatatcaatagatcatatatttttaatattatcgaAATAATGAATagttaagtataaaatatataaaaatacacgtgtgaaaaatatgtattttatacaatGTATTATTTGAATACAAATCTTTTAAATATTGAGTAGGTACTTTTTATGTGCGCAATATTTCAAATAGCATAAAACAAAAGATATAAATCTATTGTTTTTTGATGTTACACAAATCTATATCTTTTCTAACTTTTATATCTTCtttaatatgttaaatatatgtataaactaAAAATAGTTTATATATGCATTTGTTActtattaagtaaaatatttctacttacataaaaattacaaataaaacataaaatgaaaCTAAAAAGTTACTTATtacaatatatcaatatttttctGCAAATATCTGCAGAAGTCAAACTTGTGAAACATTGTATAGTACATAAAGAAGTATatgaaatacttaaaatttaattgtagcataatgtaataaattataatattttaaatacatatttcataAGAAGTGTATAAATCTTGGATCTCAAACTTTACCAAATCTTTTAggtattttttctgttttgagaATATTGATGAAGTTTATATCCTTcaattttggcatttggaaaatttatggattttttggCCCATTCAGCATTCCAAATT
Above is a genomic segment from Megachile rotundata isolate GNS110a chromosome 15, iyMegRotu1, whole genome shotgun sequence containing:
- the nop5 gene encoding nop5 ribonucleoprotein, translated to MLVLFETPAGYAIFKLLDEQKLAEVENLYHDFETPEAASQIVKLKHFEKFADTTEALAATTAAVEGKLCKSLKKILKKHCSELQEQLAVADTKLGNAIKDKLSLSCVSNTAIQELMRCIRSQIDSLLAGLPKKEMTAMALGLAHSLSRYKLKFSPDKIDTMIIQAVCLLDDLDKELNNYVMRCREWYGWHFPELGKIITDNIAFVKTVKIIGTRENAINSDLSDILPEDVEEKVKEAAEISMGTEISEDDILNIQYLCDQVIEISQYRTQLYDYLKARMMAMAPNLTVLVGELVGARLISHAGSLINLAKHPASTVQILGAEKALFRALKTKKDTPKYGLIYHAQLVGQSSAKNKGKMSRMLAAKASLATRVDALGEGENFDLGAEHKAKLEARLRILEEGNLRRISGTGKAKAKFEKYHAKSEYMQYPATADTTLYGAKRRHSEIEDKKPLIEEIPSKDDEMPKKKKKKSVEEDVEEPSIQQEIEAEPEEEATPVSKKKKKKLKLEGSGDKTEATTSRDEEVEVPTITKDEPETSEGQTKKKKKKKNKQELQDVSVGEIQESVPQTEEHSEQVTTEKKKKKKKKSQDE